One window of Thermocoleostomius sinensis A174 genomic DNA carries:
- the queA gene encoding tRNA preQ1(34) S-adenosylmethionine ribosyltransferase-isomerase QueA has product MSADFATDRDIDRSLAAYDYELPADRIAQNPVVPRDSSRLLVVDAPPQFRHCVFRDLPTLLRSGDLLVLNDTQVIPARLYGHKVDRTKIADGAKVEVLLLEEQKPHCWLALVKPGKRLKPGAKIEFADRLTAQVVAIDTDTGGRLLQFNLPTEQSLLPWLSQRGVVPLPPYITNSEADPEQYQTVYAKRPGSAAAPTAGLHFTPELFDRLQAKGISHVTLTLHVGVGTFRPVESDDITQHKMHGEWLEVSPSVVEAIQQTKANGGRVIAVGTTAVRSLEAAAQTGTLQPYCGKTELFIYPGYQWRVVDGLITNFHLPKSSLMMLVSALIGRQRLLALYQEAIDQHYRFYSFGDAMLILPEATT; this is encoded by the coding sequence ATGAGTGCTGATTTTGCAACAGATCGGGATATCGATCGCTCGTTGGCGGCCTACGACTATGAACTGCCCGCCGATCGCATTGCCCAAAATCCGGTCGTACCTAGAGATAGTTCGCGCTTGCTGGTAGTGGATGCACCACCTCAATTTCGCCACTGTGTGTTTCGTGACTTGCCAACTTTGCTGCGATCGGGCGATTTGTTGGTTCTCAACGATACGCAGGTGATTCCGGCTCGGTTGTATGGCCACAAGGTGGATCGTACCAAAATTGCAGATGGAGCCAAGGTAGAAGTGTTGCTACTAGAAGAACAGAAGCCTCACTGTTGGCTTGCCCTGGTCAAACCAGGTAAACGCTTGAAACCCGGAGCAAAGATTGAGTTTGCCGATCGTCTCACGGCACAAGTGGTGGCAATTGACACAGACACCGGGGGACGTTTGCTGCAATTTAATTTGCCCACTGAACAATCGTTGTTGCCTTGGCTATCGCAACGGGGAGTTGTGCCACTGCCGCCCTATATCACGAACTCGGAAGCTGACCCAGAGCAATATCAGACGGTGTATGCTAAACGTCCAGGGTCGGCGGCGGCTCCTACGGCTGGATTACACTTCACACCGGAGCTATTCGATCGCCTACAAGCCAAGGGCATTTCGCACGTAACCTTAACATTACATGTGGGGGTGGGAACGTTTCGCCCAGTCGAATCGGATGACATCACCCAGCACAAAATGCATGGTGAGTGGCTAGAAGTCTCGCCATCTGTGGTAGAAGCAATCCAGCAAACCAAAGCCAACGGGGGACGGGTGATTGCAGTTGGGACAACCGCTGTTCGATCGCTGGAGGCTGCGGCCCAAACCGGAACCCTTCAACCCTACTGCGGCAAAACTGAACTATTTATCTATCCTGGCTATCAGTGGCGTGTGGTGGATGGACTGATCACGAACTTTCACCTACCTAAATCAAGCCTGATGATGTTAGTTAGTGCCTTAATTGGACGACAGCGCTTGTTAGCGTTATACCAAGAAGCGATCGATCAGCACTACCGTTTCTACTCGTTTGGAGATGCCATGTTGATTCTGCCCGAAGCAACAACATGA